From a region of the Triticum aestivum cultivar Chinese Spring chromosome 7D, IWGSC CS RefSeq v2.1, whole genome shotgun sequence genome:
- the LOC123166415 gene encoding L-type lectin-domain containing receptor kinase IX.1-like, protein MAPCRLLLLAVAALLGAVSAAASDDYIPYVPASVCSTESNYTDGSKYEVQLDNLLHDLRDGAIGNGGFFQTVEGTWPDKIYGQAMCYVDCDWSMCELCLKVAPIYLMTKGCPNNKRGAIIYDCCYQRYSDEQFFGHADLFEFGFVVQSESDGDDAVPMNQTKWELVTELMAEAAGSPRRFANGSRTYMDSRGNSQVMYGLVQCALGMLPSECTNCLNTTLASMGGNTTTAKYRRYGCYITHGPDPIDVATPPPQSAGGPRGPNRRRLIVAVCAATGSVVFVLICISISVWMLFRRLERRTHPPRLSNQDDEAMEDEFRQGTGPRRFRYSELAAATDNFSEAKKLGEGGFGPVYRGFLKGMKIEVAIKRVSKGSKQGRKEYASEVRVISRLRHRNLVQIIGWCHAGCELLLVYELMPNGSLDLHLYSADNVLWWPDRHRIVLGIGSALLYLHQDWEQCVLHRDIKTSNVMLDVSFNAKLGDFGLARLVDHDRGLHTTELAGTLGYMDPECTVTGRASTESDVYSFGVVLLEIACGRRPTTARPDGTLIHLAQRVSELHGQGRILDAADPRLDGNFDLQEMERVLVVGLWCACHDQSLRPSIRQAVNVLRLEAPLPERMPPVGQAAGPLLMPDFDSTGHSSSSTQQLI, encoded by the exons ATGGCCCCTTGCCGCCTCCTGCTCCTAGCCGTGGCCGCCTTGCTCGGCGCAGTTAGTGCTGCTGCATCCGATGACTACATACCGTATGTTCCGGCTTCCGTTTGTTCAACGGAGAGCAACTACACTGACGGCAGCAAGTACGAGGTCCAGCTCGACAACCTTCTCCACGACCTCCGCGACGGGGCAATTGGGAATGGCGGCTTCTTCCAGACCGTCGAGGGTACCTGGCCCGACAAGATATACGGCCAGGCCATGTGCTACGTCGACTGCGACTGGTCAATGTGCGAGCTCTGCCTGAAGGTGGCGCCGATCTACTTGATGACCAAAGGATGCCCCAACAACAAAAGGGGCGCCATCATATACGACTGCTGCTACCAACGCTACTCAGACGAGCAATTCTTCGGCCACGCCGACCTCTTCGAGTTTGGGTTCGTCGTACAAAGTGAGAGCGACGGCGACGACGCGGTCCCCATGAACCAGACCAAGTGGGAGCTGGTGACCGAGCTCATGGCGGAGGCCGCCGGGTCGCCGCGGCGGTTCGCCAACGGGAGCCGGACATACATGGACTCGAGAGGTAACTCCCAGGTGATGTACGGCCTTGTGCAGTGCGCCCTAGGCATGTTGCCGAGCGAGTGCACCAACTGTCTTAACACCACACTGGCGAGCATGGGCGGAAACACCACCACTGCTAAGTATAGGAGGTACGGCTGCTACATCACCCACGGGCCCGATCCCATCgacgtcgccacgcctcctccgcAATCTGCAG GAGGTCCGCGCGGACCAAACCGACGACGGCTCATCGTGGCTGTGTGTGCCGCTACGGGTTCCGTCGTCTTTGTGTTGATCTGCATCAGCATCTCGGTATGGATGCTTTTCCGCCGCCTAGAGAGAAGAACTCACCCTCCCAGGTTGTCTAACCAAGACGATGAGGCCATGGAAGACGAGTTCAGGCAAGGGACCGGACCCAGGCGATTCCGCTACAGCGAGCTGGCAGCTGCCACGGACAACTTCTCGGAGGCCAAGAAGCTCGGGGAAGGTGGGTTTGGCCCAGTGTACAGGGGATTCTTGAAGGGCATGAAAATCGAGGTGGCTATCAAGAGAGTGTCCAAGGGCTCTAAGCAGGGGAGGAAGGAGTACGCCTCCGAGGTGAGGGTAATAAGCCGGCTTCGGCACCGCAACCTCGTGCAGATCATTGGCTGGTGCCACGCCGGCTGCGAGCTCCTCCTGGTCTATGAGCTCATGCCCAACGGCAGCCTCGATCTTCACCTTTACAGTGCGGACAATGTACTATGGTGGCCAGACAG GCATAGGATCGTGCTGGGGATCGGCTCTGCGCTTCTCTACCTGCATCAAGACTGGGAGCAGTGCGTCCTGCACAGGGACATCAAGACGAGCAATGTGATGCTGGACGTATCGTTCAATGCCAAGCTCGGCGACTTCGGGCTCGCTAGGCTCGTCGACCACGACAGAGGGTTGCACACGACGGAGCTCGCCGGCACGCTGGGGTACATGGACCCCGAGTGCACCGTCACCGGCAGAGCCAGCACCGAGTCGGATGTCTACAGCTTCGGCGTCGTGTTGCTTGAGATCGCGTGCGGACGGAGACCTACCACGGCTCGACCCGACGGCACGCTCATCCACCTGGCACAGCGGGTGTCAGAGCTGCACGGGCAAGGGAGGATACTCGACGCGGCCGACCCACGGCTGGATGGCAACTTCGATCTCCAAGAGATGGAGCGCGTGCTGGTCGTCGGCCTCTGGTGCGCGTGCCACGACCAGAGCCTAAGGCCGTCCATAAGGCAGGCCGTCAACGTCTTACGGCTGGAGGCGCCGCTCCCCGAGAGGATGCCGCCGGTTGGCCAAGCGGCCGGCCCTCTTCTCATGCCGGACTTCGATAGTACGGGTCACAGCTCCAGCTCCACTCAGCAGCTAATATGA